The bacterium genomic interval ATGATGTCATAAACTAGCTGCTTGGAAGAAAGCCAATCTGGATTAATTAATACGGGGTCATTTCCCGAGATCCCACAGGGTGTCGCATTGATGAGTATATCGCTATCTTTAATATTATCTTCAAATTCTTTATCTTCTAATCTCACGGTCTCAATACATAATTTGGGAAAATGATGTTTAGTTTGTGTGGTGAGTGTTTCTGCCTTAACCACATCTTTATCCATAAAAGTTATTCTTTTGATGCCTGATTTAGCCAATGAGAATCCGATTGCCCGTGCCGCTCCGCCAGCACCTAAGATAAAAACCTTCTTATCCGCAGGGTCAACATTCATCTCTTCGATAAGTGAGGCAACAAATCCCTTCCCATCCGTATTATCTCCAATTAGTTTTCCGTCATCCACACAAATAGTATTTACTGCTCCAATTAAACCTGCCTCATAGGAAAACTCGTCTAAATACTTCATTACCATTTCTTTGTAAGGTATGGTTACATTTGCTCCAGGAATATTTAAGCCTAACAAACCATTAATGGCTAAATTCAGGTTTTCTGGTTTGACTTTAAATGGTAGATAGACAAAGTTCAGGTTTAATTCTTTAAATGCGGCATTATGCATCACGGGGGATAAGGTATAATCTATGGGATAACCAATTAATCCAACTATCTTTGTTAAGGCGTTGATATTCATTTTTATTTTTCGGCTCCGGGGTATAAATTGGGAAATATCAATTAACAGACAAATCAGTGGTAACTTATTTCCTTCTTAACCTTTTCTCCTTGTAACTATTCACCACGAAGAGCACGAAGGGCAGGGAGATGTTACGCTCTATGCTCTTTACTTTATCACCCCAATCTTACCTTTCTTAATAGAGCCAGGTTCATCCTTTAAAAAATAGATATAAATACCTGAGGCAACATATTCGTTATCTTTATTCTTTAAATTCCATTTAATCTGGCTATCATTGATGTTATCTTTTTGTTTCTCAATGACTAATTCACCGGCTATGTTATATATTCTTAAGGTAACCTGTTTATCCGTGGTAATCTGAGTAAAGGTTACCTCTTGCCCTTTATAAGCAGGATTGGGATAGACCAGGGCAGCCTGTAAATTATTAAATACCGCTGGCACTTTGATAATTACTTCATCTGGTAATATTTCAGGTTGCTGGTCAACAGGTTGTTCCTGACCAATTCTCTCGATAAACATTGTTTCGCGGTTTTCTTCATCATCAAACTCAAAATTAACTTTAGAATAAGCACCGCAAGAGATTACCTTAAATGGGACAATAGCTAATATCCCCTTCTCTTCTTGCTCTGGTTCCCAAACTGCTACTGCATAATCAATCTTACCAACTAAATTATCTACTTCATTCTTTAGTTCAACAGGTGTATAATTTAATGAACCTTGTGGAAAATCCCCTGGTTGAATCTGGATACCATCTTTGCTGTTATCCGCATCTATTACTTGTAATACCTTTGGATTAAAAGCAAGATGGATTTCACCACCAAGATAGTCTTTTGCATCGCGAACATATATTTTAAGATAGATAATATTCCCAACACGCAGTTCATCAATATCTACTCCTTCAAGTGTCTCAAGGTCAAAAGATAACTCTATTTTACCAGAGGTCTTTTTAGCCTTTGTGGACATCGCAATTAATTCTTTAACCCTACCTTTTTGTTGTTCACCAAAATTATTTCTAATAACAATAAAATCGTATGCATCTACTTTACTATCATGATTAAAATCTGCCTCTTTATATTCATTCCAATTTGTATGAGTTTTAGTTGCCTTCTCTCGCCATGCATCTGCAAATAACGGCCAATCTCCAATATTTACCTGACCATCATTATTTACATCTCCTGCTAATAGCGTAATAGTACCAATGTAAGTAGTATCTTCAAATTGTGTTGGACTAATACAAATATTGGTCTTAGTTGATGGAGATGCTCCCCAGGTATCAAAGTTAAGGGTGTAGGTGCCTACTGGTATATTCTCAAATATGAAGTAAGAGTCATCATTAGTAGTTGTAGTTGTGCTAAGTTCAACAATCCTTACTTCAATATCTGAGCATGTACCTAATGTAACTGTTCCTAACTTCAACAAACAAAAACCAGCTATATTACCAAATCGCCTTAATGAATGGGCAGTAAAGATACAGGGAGAGCCTGATAGCCCAGTTGATATTGCATGTATGGTATATGTTCCTGGAGGTTCTGTACCTAAGGTAAGGAAAGATGAAACTGTTCCTTGAACATTGGTTGTGGTTTTAGTTGGAGAGATAGAATAACCTGTTGCACCAGAAGGGGTAGAGATAATTTCCCACTTTACCTCTACATTCTGGCAAGGGTTTTCATATTTATCCACTACCTTAACTATAAATGGGTCTTTTAAGGTAAAGGTACAGGTATTAACCTGACCATTTCCTGATACATAAACTAAAGTTGTTGGAGTGCCAGGTAGGATAATCACTGATGTAGTTCCAATAAATCCAAGATATTCCCCTTGAATTGTATAGGTACTCATATATTTTGCAAGGAAGGTATTAAGTGTAAATGAGCCACCTCCATTTGAAGTAAAGGTAGTAGAGCCAGTAACATCAAGTGCTAATCCACTACCACACTCTCCAATACATTGATATTCAACATCCTCATCTGCCTTTATTATTTTATCCTGAGGTTTAATTTTAATCTTACTAATTACATAATATATCGCATCTTCTTTAGTAAACGGGATTTCCACCGGGGTGTCTATATCAATTTTAAGTAATATTGTTTTGCGGTCTTGAGTTGTATCAATTCTTACACTTGATGTCCCACCTGCAATCGCTTTAAAATGTAGGAAGCAGAGTATTCCTGAGCCAGTAGCAGAGCCAGAGAATAATCCAAAGGAATAATCTATCTTACCAGCAGTAATTTTACTTACTGCACTACAATTGGGTGGAAATGTCCCGGTACCTATTCTTGTTACTTCCAGTATATTTGAGTCATAGCTAATATACAAATCACCTGCTGCTAATTCACTTACATTCTCTATCTCCACCTGGCAGGTAAATGTTGAATTAACCCCAATATTCTGTATGGCAGGGGTAATCTTCAAGAGAGTGGTTGGGAGGATATAAAAGGTTGTCTGAGCATAAATATCGGTCATCAAACCATAAGCCGTAATAGTTGTCGTTCCAATTGGCTGGCTATCGACGGTAAATGTTACCTCAAATCCACCGAAGGCATTAGTAGTAGCTGAAGTAATAGTAGGAGTAGTCCCAAACTCAATCCTGATTAATTCAGTTGCCTCAAAACCATTACCAGATACTCTCACCATACTTCCTATTTGCCCGGCTGTAGGTGAAAGGATAATCTTTGGCACAATCGTAAATAAGGCATATACTCTTGAGCTAGTGATAAGTCCTAAAGCCACAATCGAGGTAATGCCATAAGGCTGAGAATTGATAGTAAAGAGAGCAGAAAAACTACCATAGGCAGTAGAAGTAACATTACAGATAGCCATCGTCGTCCCAAAGTCTATTCGTATCTCTTCCATTTGTCCAAAGCCGTTACCTGCCATAGTCACACAACTACCCACCGTGCCTTGATAAGGGGTTAGCAAGATAATATTGGGCAGGATAAAGAAGGAATCACTATCTTCTGCTTGAGTATTAACGCCTACCGCTCGAATTGTCGTTGTGCCATAAGGCTGGGTATTAATGGTAAAGTAAGTAGTAAAACTACCCTGGGCATAAGTAGATACACTTTGAATAGTTGGTGTCATACCGAATCTTATACAAATTAGCTCCCATTGACCAAAACCATTACCCCTTATGGTTACAAAACTACCCACGGTCCCCCGGCTGGGTGAGACAAGTATAATGTTAGGTAGGATAGTAAAAGTAGCATACGCTCTGGCATTAGAATTCACTCCAGTAACCACAATAGTAGTAATTCCATAAGGTTGGGTATCAATGGTAAAAATAGTAGTAAAGTTACCTTCAGCATAAGTAGAGGTTAACTGAATTGTGCGTGTTGTGCCAAAATCAATGCAGACTAATTCTGTGGCTCTGTAACCATTACCCGCAACAGTAACAAAAGAGCCTATTGTCCCGCTACTTGGTGTAACAAAGATGATGTTAGGCTGGATAAAGAAGGTAGCAGCCGCACATCCACCAGAGTCATTTCCACAAGCACAGATAGTTGTTGTGCCATAAGGCTGGGTATCTACGGTAAAGGTAGTGGTAAAAGTGCCGCAAGTGCTGGCAATACCCTGAGTAACATTTGGAGTAGTGTCAAAGGAGATGCTAACACCTTCCACTTTTGCAAAGCCATCACCACTAATTGTCACCATAGTCCCTACAGTCCCACTTGAAGGCACAACCATAGATATGCGTGGTAGGAGACAAAATACTGTTTCTGCAGTTTTACTCGAATTCAATCCTGTAGCCCTAATAGTAGTGGTCCCATAAGGCTGAGTATCAATTGTAAATGTGGTAGTAAAGCTGCCTGTTAAAACAGTAGAAACAGTAGTAATAGTAAGTGATGTGCCAAAATCCATTTGGATCAGTTCGGTTGAGTAAAACCCAACACCTGAAATTGTAACTATAGTACTTACCACTCCAGCAGTAGGTAAGATATTAATGTAAGCAATGGTAGGACTGCCTTGATACTCATAAGCTCCCATATCTACGGTGCCATTTACTATCCTTGGATTCCCATCTAAATCAGTTGAAGAAATAGCAAGTACTGTGTTTGAACCTCTGTCAATGCAAGAGGAGATAGATAGAAAATGGTAGTCGCCTTCGTTAATGAATTTGGGGTCAGCAGAAATGTTGCCATTGATTTCTGTCTGATAATTTTCAGGGCTATTATTGATTCCCTTGTAATTTTCTGGGCTATTATTCCAAAGATTGCTATATGTAATGGTTGGACATGATGCATTACAGTAGATTCCACCACCCTCTCTAGATGCTATATTGTTAGTGATTATGCAGTTGGTAATGGTTGGAGATGACACAAAGCAGGAAATTCCACCACTATCGAGTGCCGTATTATTAGTGATTATGCAATTAGTGAGTATTATGTGGGCACCATCACAGGAAATTCCACCACCATCCCCGTAACCTATATTACTGGTGATTATGCAGTTAGTGATAGTTGGGCAGGAATGATAGCAGTATATGCCACCACCATTCTGAGCAGCGTTGTTGGTAATTATACAGTTTGTAATAGTTGGGGAACATTCATTCCAGCATAAGATTCCACCACCACAGCCATCAGGATGATTACCTCCAGTCCAAGGATTTTTTGCATTCCTGATAGTAAAACCATTAATTACATCACTGCTATTTTGTCCACTATTACCAAAATTAAATCCCCTTCCACTATTTTGGCAGTCAATGATACAATTCTCTGGGCCATTCTGAGATTTTACAGTAATATGCTTATTACTCCAAGACAAGTTTTTATTCTCTGTCCCAGTATATATTCCACCTGCTATAGTGACGGTACCTTCATTAGGACAAGCATTTATTCCTTCTTGGATAGTGGTATAACTTCCAATAAAATTTCCTGAGTTATCATATACTGTAACTGAGCCTATTGCTTCTACTCTCGCCGCACCATTTACCGTTCCTAAAAACAATAAACATCCGCATAAAATCTTCTTTCCCATTTCGTTATCCTCCATCTTTTTTAATAATTTTGTTTAATTCATCTAACATCTCTTTAGCATAAAGATTGTTGGAGTCAAGTTTTATTACCTCCCTAAATTCTAACGCTGATTCTTTAAATTGCCCTCTTTTATAATAAAGGCCTGCTAAGTTCTGATGCGTTTTAAAATCATCTGGAATAATCTCAAGAATTTTTTTACATTCATTGATAGCTCTGTCTATTCTCTCTATTTTAATATATAGTCTACATAGAATGTTGTGTATACAAATAATCTCCTCTTTATGAATGGTCATATCTTTTGAATATATTTTCATAATAATTTTATATTCTTTAATAGCATTAAAGATCTTTCCTTGAATTTCAAATATACTTCCAAGGAGTATATGAGCATTAACATAATAAGGGTTTATTTTTAAAATTTCCTTTACTTTTTTAATAGCTTTATTGTATTCACCTTTCTCTTTATAAATAACTGCAAGGGTGCAATGAGCATCTATAAAATCAGGTTTTACCTCTATCGCCTTTTCAGCTTCAATAATAGCTTTATCATACTTTCCTATATCTAAATACTTACAACTCCTATTATTATAAGAAGCTGCATAATTCTCCATCATCAATAGAGCTTTGGAATCTCTAAAAATTCTATTATTATCTCTATATGTAAGCTTCACTCCATTATTTTCAAGCAATCTACAAATTGCTTTCTTAGTTATATTCTTCTCTAAAATTCTAGCAAAGCTACCTTCGGGAATTAATAGATAATTATTCATTACAATAGATTCCCCTTGATTTACATAAATTGAGTAATTTTTAATATTATGATTTACAATATTATTAAATCTCTTTATAACATTAGAAACTTGATGATTCTGAGTTATGGAAGATGAAACTACATGAGGATATTTCTCTTTAAGAATTTGAATAAAGTAATCGTTTTCTAAATCAGCAATAGGAATAATCACCAGATTAGATGCTACTTTTTCAGCCCAATGAAGATACCATATAAGAAAACTATCCTCATCATATTTAGGAAAAATAATTGCATTTCCTTGCAAAGGCTTAAGTATGTTTATACCATAATCATAAGCATAATAGTATAACCTTTTATTATTATAGTAATAATGTTTATCTAAAGAGATAATTGGTATAAATAGAAATATGGTTAAAAATATATACAGGGATATCTTTGATTTTTCTATTTTTCTTGTTATTCCTAAAACTACTTTTGTTATCTCTATAATACTATATCCACTTAGTATAGAAAATATTATAAAACAAGGAATATAATAATCTTGAATATTTCCAATAGTGTATCTTATAGAATTAAAGATATTAGTTAATATAATTAAAAACAAAAAGATAGAAAAAATAATTCTTTTATTCTTAAAGAGTATGAATAATCCTATTATACCTAACCCAAAGAGGAAAAATTCAGGAATAAAAAAGCTATTGATATGCTCATATATTCGAGAAAAATCTATATTTGAAACTAAATAATGGTTTCTATACCACTTAGCAGTTATATGTTCTATAAACCTTCCTAAAGTTTCAGGATCACCCCAATTAACTGGTGGATGAGCACTTGCTCGAATTGGTAGATATAGGTATAAGAATAATGGCAAGATGAATAAACAAAGCATCTTTAAAAGTAGAGGGGAGAGAGTAGAGACTAGAGAGTAGAATGATTGTTTTTGTTGCATCCATTTTTTCCAGTACACTGCTACAATAAAAAATATACTTGCTGGAACTAAATAAATTGTTTGTATGTGATGGGTGAAGGATAAACCGAGGGTGAAAGCGAAGAGATAGAGATAGCTTTGAGCCTTGAGCCTTGAGCTTTGAGCTTTTTGCTCCAGGCTCTTTGCTCCGTGCTCCAAGCTCATCGCTTCTGCCCACTTTAGCAGGATGAAGATTAGCAGCGTGGCAAACAAAGCATTCAGTGTGTATTTTTCAGCTATTACTGCCTGCTCCCAGAAGGTAGTGGCAAAGGCAAGCATGAGTGCTGATACCGCAGCAGGGACGAGGGACGAGATGCGAGATAAAAGTAAGCATTGAGCCTGGAGCTTGGAGCCTGGAGTTTTTTGCTCCATGCTCTTTGCTCCGTGCTCCGTGCTCATATTCTTACTTCCTACTTTTAAAATGATAAAGTACACCATCATACACGCCAGAGAAGCACTCAACGCCGAAGCTAAATTCATCCGATAGGCAATGTTACCTATCGGCAGAATAGTCATCCAAAGTTTACCAAGCAGACAGTAAAGAGGATAACCAGTTGGATGAGGGATACCAAGTACAAAAGCAGCAGTTACCATATCCCCAGAGTCATGAAACCCAATCGTAGGAATCAAGGTGTGTAGATACACTGCCCAGCAGATGAAAAATACCAATATCCCACCTGCATAATCTATTGGAGTAAATGCCCTTGGAACAATTGGCTCATCCTTCGGTATCAGAAACTTTGGAAATTTAAAAACAAATCTCCACTGTTTTCTCTTTTTCTGCCTACTGCTTTCTATCTTTTGTTTACCTTTTCCACTAATTGCCCTTTTCATTTTGGTATTTAAAATTTGGAATTTAGAATTTGTTTAGAATACGAAGTATGTTGCAAAGTAAAATTTAGTATTTAGAATTTAGAGTTTTCCTTTCTGTCTTCTGTTGTCTATCTTTTTTACTCATCTTACCATAATTATAACCTTCTTCCTCTATCTTGTCAACTAAAAACTATATTAAATTATCAAAGAACAATCAATTATATAGTTTACTTCTTGTTCACTTATTATAAGTATACCATAAACTTAAGAATTTGTCAAGATAAAATCGCTCAATATTTTTTGTGCATTATACAAAAAATTGTGCAGTCTTTCTAAGTTTAACCTATTAAACTTTATATACCTAAATTTGTGGGAAAATTAAGTAATTTCCATTCTCACCAATTCCACCTTCAATATAGTTATTTTTAATAGTAAAGTTTGAACAATTTATTAAAACGATTCTACCAAGATTGGTTGAACCAGAACCTGTAAGTGTCAAAGTTCGATTTTCAACTGTAGTTGGTAGAGTAATTCCATAGTAATAATGGATAGGTTCACCATTGTAAGTATTATTAGAATCAATGATATTATTATAACTATTGGAATCAATATAGATACCATAACCATTCCCATGACTACCATTTGGCCCCCCTCCTTTACCACCACTATTATTGGAAATAGTGTTACTTGTAATAGTATTGTGAGTCGATGAGAATAAATGTATTCCTCCACCAGTACCTCCTGTTCCTCCTGGACTTTTAAAACCACCTGATCCTCCATCTCCTCCTCTATTATTAGAGACGGTATTACCTGTAATAGTATTATTAGTGGATGATGATAAATACATCCCTCCACCTTTACCCCCAACCCCTCCTAAATTCTCGCTACCACTACCTCCTCCTTGTCCTCCTTTATTATCAGATATTGTATTATTTGTAATAGTATTATTAGTCGATTGTTGCCAATATATTCCTACACCAATACCACCTGCAC includes:
- a CDS encoding shikimate dehydrogenase, producing MNINALTKIVGLIGYPIDYTLSPVMHNAAFKELNLNFVYLPFKVKPENLNLAINGLLGLNIPGANVTIPYKEMVMKYLDEFSYEAGLIGAVNTICVDDGKLIGDNTDGKGFVASLIEEMNVDPADKKVFILGAGGAARAIGFSLAKSGIKRITFMDKDVVKAETLTTQTKHHFPKLCIETVRLEDKEFEDNIKDSDILINATPCGISGNDPVLINPDWLSSKQLVYDIIYKPVQTPLLKVAREKGCKTQNGLGMLVHQGALAFELWTGKKAPVEIMRKAVIKGL
- a CDS encoding choice-of-anchor Q domain-containing protein, producing the protein MGKKILCGCLLFLGTVNGAARVEAIGSVTVYDNSGNFIGSYTTIQEGINACPNEGTVTIAGGIYTGTENKNLSWSNKHITVKSQNGPENCIIDCQNSGRGFNFGNSGQNSSDVINGFTIRNAKNPWTGGNHPDGCGGGILCWNECSPTITNCIITNNAAQNGGGIYCYHSCPTITNCIITSNIGYGDGGGISCDGAHIILTNCIITNNTALDSGGISCFVSSPTITNCIITNNIASREGGGIYCNASCPTITYSNLWNNSPENYKGINNSPENYQTEINGNISADPKFINEGDYHFLSISSCIDRGSNTVLAISSTDLDGNPRIVNGTVDMGAYEYQGSPTIAYINILPTAGVVSTIVTISGVGFYSTELIQMDFGTSLTITTVSTVLTGSFTTTFTIDTQPYGTTTIRATGLNSSKTAETVFCLLPRISMVVPSSGTVGTMVTISGDGFAKVEGVSISFDTTPNVTQGIASTCGTFTTTFTVDTQPYGTTTICACGNDSGGCAAATFFIQPNIIFVTPSSGTIGSFVTVAGNGYRATELVCIDFGTTRTIQLTSTYAEGNFTTIFTIDTQPYGITTIVVTGVNSNARAYATFTILPNIILVSPSRGTVGSFVTIRGNGFGQWELICIRFGMTPTIQSVSTYAQGSFTTYFTINTQPYGTTTIRAVGVNTQAEDSDSFFILPNIILLTPYQGTVGSCVTMAGNGFGQMEEIRIDFGTTMAICNVTSTAYGSFSALFTINSQPYGITSIVALGLITSSRVYALFTIVPKIILSPTAGQIGSMVRVSGNGFEATELIRIEFGTTPTITSATTNAFGGFEVTFTVDSQPIGTTTITAYGLMTDIYAQTTFYILPTTLLKITPAIQNIGVNSTFTCQVEIENVSELAAGDLYISYDSNILEVTRIGTGTFPPNCSAVSKITAGKIDYSFGLFSGSATGSGILCFLHFKAIAGGTSSVRIDTTQDRKTILLKIDIDTPVEIPFTKEDAIYYVISKIKIKPQDKIIKADEDVEYQCIGECGSGLALDVTGSTTFTSNGGGSFTLNTFLAKYMSTYTIQGEYLGFIGTTSVIILPGTPTTLVYVSGNGQVNTCTFTLKDPFIVKVVDKYENPCQNVEVKWEIISTPSGATGYSISPTKTTTNVQGTVSSFLTLGTEPPGTYTIHAISTGLSGSPCIFTAHSLRRFGNIAGFCLLKLGTVTLGTCSDIEVRIVELSTTTTTNDDSYFIFENIPVGTYTLNFDTWGASPSTKTNICISPTQFEDTTYIGTITLLAGDVNNDGQVNIGDWPLFADAWREKATKTHTNWNEYKEADFNHDSKVDAYDFIVIRNNFGEQQKGRVKELIAMSTKAKKTSGKIELSFDLETLEGVDIDELRVGNIIYLKIYVRDAKDYLGGEIHLAFNPKVLQVIDADNSKDGIQIQPGDFPQGSLNYTPVELKNEVDNLVGKIDYAVAVWEPEQEEKGILAIVPFKVISCGAYSKVNFEFDDEENRETMFIERIGQEQPVDQQPEILPDEVIIKVPAVFNNLQAALVYPNPAYKGQEVTFTQITTDKQVTLRIYNIAGELVIEKQKDNINDSQIKWNLKNKDNEYVASGIYIYFLKDEPGSIKKGKIGVIK
- a CDS encoding DUF2723 domain-containing protein, yielding MKRAISGKGKQKIESSRQKKRKQWRFVFKFPKFLIPKDEPIVPRAFTPIDYAGGILVFFICWAVYLHTLIPTIGFHDSGDMVTAAFVLGIPHPTGYPLYCLLGKLWMTILPIGNIAYRMNLASALSASLACMMVYFIILKVGSKNMSTEHGAKSMEQKTPGSKLQAQCLLLSRISSLVPAAVSALMLAFATTFWEQAVIAEKYTLNALFATLLIFILLKWAEAMSLEHGAKSLEQKAQSSRLKAQSYLYLFAFTLGLSFTHHIQTIYLVPASIFFIVAVYWKKWMQQKQSFYSLVSTLSPLLLKMLCLFILPLFLYLYLPIRASAHPPVNWGDPETLGRFIEHITAKWYRNHYLVSNIDFSRIYEHINSFFIPEFFLFGLGIIGLFILFKNKRIIFSIFLFLIILTNIFNSIRYTIGNIQDYYIPCFIIFSILSGYSIIEITKVVLGITRKIEKSKISLYIFLTIFLFIPIISLDKHYYYNNKRLYYYAYDYGINILKPLQGNAIIFPKYDEDSFLIWYLHWAEKVASNLVIIPIADLENDYFIQILKEKYPHVVSSSITQNHQVSNVIKRFNNIVNHNIKNYSIYVNQGESIVMNNYLLIPEGSFARILEKNITKKAICRLLENNGVKLTYRDNNRIFRDSKALLMMENYAASYNNRSCKYLDIGKYDKAIIEAEKAIEVKPDFIDAHCTLAVIYKEKGEYNKAIKKVKEILKINPYYVNAHILLGSIFEIQGKIFNAIKEYKIIMKIYSKDMTIHKEEIICIHNILCRLYIKIERIDRAINECKKILEIIPDDFKTHQNLAGLYYKRGQFKESALEFREVIKLDSNNLYAKEMLDELNKIIKKDGG